Genomic DNA from alpha proteobacterium U9-1i:
GCTTGCACGAGCGCACGCACGTCGTCCTGCAACGGCGTTTCGGTGGCGATGGCGAAGCTCACTCCACAACCTTCGGCACGACGAAGAACCCGTCTTCGCTCTTCGGCGCATTCTTCAACACCCGGTCGGGGTCGGCGCCATCGTTCACGACGTCCTCGCGCATCGGCAGGCGCATGCCCTCGACGGCGCTGGTCATCGGCGTCACGCCGTCGACGTCCACCTCGTTCAACT
This window encodes:
- a CDS encoding aspartyl-tRNA(Asn) amidotransferase subunit C, translating into MSIDEKTVRKVAKLARLALPEERVAPMAAELNGIMAWIEQLNEVDVDGVTPMTSAVEGMRLPMREDVVNDGADPDRVLKNAPKSEDGFFVVPKVVE